The proteins below come from a single Rosa rugosa chromosome 2, drRosRugo1.1, whole genome shotgun sequence genomic window:
- the LOC133730626 gene encoding uncharacterized protein LOC133730626, protein MPPRPDPRMAAVLRAFEALGNAPEQTPEELERYRVTQCLEQFTKLKPPQFNGIGEACEAENWLRQILKILDILRTPEQYRVSLAVHQLVGEADNWWDTVRSLRTVADLTWAEFEQLFLERFFPPVLKAQKISEFFALTQGNKTTHEYVVA, encoded by the coding sequence ATGCCGCCACGACCCGATCCTAGAATGGCAGCAGTGCTAAGGGCATTCGAAGCCCTAGGCAATGCCCCGGAACAGACCCCGGAGGAACTTGAAAGATATAGGGTGACGCAATGCTTGGAGCAGTTTACCAAGCTTAAACCACCCCAGTTCAACGGAATCGGTGAAGCCTGCGAGGCTGAAAACTGGTTGAGGCAAATCTTGAAGATCTTGGATATCTTACGGACACCGGAGCAGTATCGTGTGTCCCTAGCTGTACACCAGCTTGTCGGGGAGGCTGACAACTGGTGGGATACCGTCCGTAGCCTACGGACTGTCGCTGATCTAACTTGGGCAGAGTTCGAGCAACTCTTTCTGGAGAGATTCTTTCCACCTGTTCTGAAGGCACAGAAGATCAGTGAGTTCTTTGCTTTGACGCAAGGAAACAAGACCACTCACGAGTATGTTGTGgcctga